The region CGCCGCCGATGCCAAGATCACGTCTAACTCAGTCATCGTCGGTACTGTCGCCTATCTCTCCCCGGAGCAGGTGACCGGCCACTCGATTACGCCCGCCTCCGACGTCTACTCCGCCGGAGTGCTCCTCTTTGAGCTGCTCACAGGCTCCACGCCGTTTAATGCCGACTCCTCCCTCGGGGTCGCTATGAAGCGTCTGAGCGAAGACGTTCCCCCGCCCTCCGAGCTTATCGACGGTGTGCCGGCCGAATTCGATGAACTGGTAGCGGTGGCGTGCATGCGCAATCCGGCTGAAAGATTCGCTGATGCCGCCGAATTCGCCGAGGCCCTCGACGATATTGCTGTGCGGCTGGCCCTGCCTCCCTTCCGGGTTCCCGCCCCGACGGACTCTGCAGCCGGTCGGGCCGCGACGCAGGATGAGACCTGGGCGGCCTCCTCCGGCAGGCCGAACAGCTGGAAGGAAACAGCCGCATATCCACAGGATGATTTTGGAGGTCCCCAGCGGGACCGGACTGGACAATTCCCGGCAGATGACTCGCCGACGACGTTTGCGCAACCGACCGGCGCTGTAATCCCACCGACTACGCCCGTCCCCGGCCCCGAGCAAACTCAGCCAGAGCTCGGCGGGTACCGAGACCGAGCGCCAGAGGTACCGCCCCATGCCCCAGAGGTGCAGGCACCCGGGAGGAACAGGATTGAACCTCGAAGTGCTGCCAAATCCACGCCGCCAGGGCGCCAGCGCACCCGACGAGGATGCGCGCTGTGGATCGTCATCGCGCTGCTGGCGACGCTTGGTATGGGGCTCGGCTCGTGGTGGCTCGGCTCTGGCCGGTACGGAGAGGTTCCCTCCATTACTGGGCTATCTCAGCCACAGGCTATGTCCGCGATAACCGATGCGGGCTTTGAGCCGGTAGTCGACCGTCGCTATCACAATTCCGTAGCGGCTTCCCAGGTAATTGGAACCGAGCCTGTCGCGGGGCAGCAGGCGGTACGTGGAGATGATGTCAAGGTTCTGGTAAGCCTCGGCCGTCCTACGGTCCCGCCCTACCCCGCCAATCATTCCCCGCAGGCGTTTAGTGCTGCGCTGGCGGACCGAACCCTGCAGGAGAAAGTCGGCTCCCCCGTTTACTCCGACGATGTAGAGACGGGAGGCCTAGTCAAGTCCGACCCGTCGCCCGGAGTTTCCGTCGATGTGGGCACCGCTGTGACCGTGCATTACTCCAAGGGAAAGGCGCCGGTTCAGGTTCCGGACGTTATTGGGATGAGCGAGGACGCGGCCCGTAAGCGATTGGAATCCGCGGGGCTGGTGGTCGCGGACGTCAAGAAAGTATTCTCTCGCGATGCAAAGCCGGACGAAGTGCTCGACGTGTCTCCCGGTGCTGGTTCCGGCCTCATAAAGGGCAGCAGCGTGACTCTTCAGGTCAACAATGGCATCGAGATTCCGCACGTCGTCGGCCGGAAGCAGGACGATGCCCTGCGTGCGCTGGCCAAGGTGGGAATCAATCAGGTTGAAATCCGCGACGCGGGCCGGTCCTCGCGCCCGAACGGTCGGGTCGAATCAGTCTCTCCGAAGGAGGGGGAGCTGATAGATCCCGACAATCCGGCCGCAGTGGTCTACGTTTCGCGCAGAACCGAGGTTCCTAGCCTGCTCGGCCGGACAATTGAGAAAGCTCGGGAAGCCGCCGAGAAAGCTGGTCTCGAGCTACGAGTCGACGGAAACGCCGCTGACGGCGACCGTATTTTTTGGCAGTCCCCCCGGCCCGGCGCGGATGCCCGAGCCGGGGATACCGTCACGGTTAAGGGCTTCTAGGCGCCTAGCCCTTGCGTCCCCACCGGAGTTCTAATTACGCAGCATCTCTGCGACGAGGAACGCCAGCTCCAGCGACTGCTGGGTGTTCAGGCGCGGATCGCAAGCGGATGCGTAGCGACCCGGCAAATCGACATCGGAGATGTCCTGGGCTCCGCCGAGGCACTCGGTAACATCCTCGCCCGTGAGCTCGATGTGCATGCCGCCCGGGTGGGAACCGATTGCACGGTGCACCTCGAAGAAGCCCTGGACCTCGTCGACGATGCGATCGAAGTGGCGGGTCTTGTATCCGTTGGAGGCGCTGTAGGTATTGCCGTGCATCGGGTCGCACTGCCAAATGACCTTGTGGCCGGAAGCCTCGACGGCCTCGACGATAGGAGGAAGTACCGAGCGAACCTTGTCGTTGCCCAGGCGAGAAGTCAGTGTCAGACGACCCGGCTGGTAGAACGGATCTAGCTTGTCCGCATATGCGACGGCTTCCTCCGGAGTAGTGGTCGGGCCGATCTTCACGCCGACCGGGTTACCAATCATGGCAGCCAGGTTGATGTGGAAGTCTTCCATGCCACGGGTACGCTCGCCAATCCATAGCTGGTGCGCAGACAGGCTGAACAGCTCCGGGTTGTCGCCTCCCTGCTCTTCTGAAAGACGCAGCATCGCGCGCTCGTAGTCGACGACCAGGGCCTCGTGCGAGGAGTAAATCTGCGCTGTCTGCAGGTTGGTATCCGAAACTCCACACGCAGCCATGAACCGCAGTGCGTGGTCGATCTCTCGAGCCAGGTCCTCGTATCTCGCTCCCGCCGGGGAGTTGGTAACGAATTCACGATTCCACTCGTGGAGTCGGTGCAGGTCAGCGGTTCCCGAAGAGGTCAGCGCACGAACCAGGTTCATCGCAGCCGACGCATTGGCGTAAGCGCGGACCATACGAGCCGGATCGTGGACACGGGCCTCTTCAGTGGGCTCGACACCATTGACCATGTCGCCACGGTAACTAAGCAGGCCATCGCCGTCGATGTCCTTGGACCTCGGCTTCGCGTACTGCCCGGCGATACGGGCCATCTTGACGACCGGGGTCGAAGCGCCGTAGGTCAAGACAACAGCCATCTGCAGCAGAGTCTTGACGTTTGCACGGATGTGCGGCTCGGTGTTCGACTCGAAAGTCTCCGCGCAGTCACCGCCCTGGAGCAGGAACGCCTTGCCATTGGCGACGTCGGCAAGCTCCTGGCGGAGCTTACGAACCTCCGGCGCCACGACAATCGGAGGCACAGACTCCAAGATTCGGCGCACATTTGCCGCAGCTCGCGGGTCCCAGCTCGGCTGCTGGAGGGCAGGACGCGAAACTACGTCCTCAAAGCGCTTCGCCATCTCACCCGGAAGCGGCGGCAAGTCTGGGAGGTCATCTACAGGGAGGTCAATTGTCCAACTCACAAGTAGTTATTGTAACCACAAGCCCCCACTGCCGTTAGCCAATAGGCAGAGCCTTCTCAATTCGCTGGAATTTCACCAGGTTATGCTGCGCGTCTGCCAGCGCATCGTGCTTGCCGTCTTTCTGGCGAGGAAGCCTTGGCTTACCTGCCATTTCCCAGTACTGCTTCAACTCGCGGGTGTACCGCGGCATGATTTGCGGTAACTTCGTCATATCTCCCCAAAGCTGGACCAGCGCGATATGGTCATACGCCCCTACCCACGCCCACAGTTCCGGACTGCCGGTACCGGGCACGGTGAGGAAGGAAAAGAGTTCTTCACGAATCTTGTCGCGACTCATCCACAGCGGCGAGGAGGGATTCGGCAGCTGGTTGAGGACATTGGCCCGAACCCATGGCCCCGCCTTGCTCTCATCGAATTCAGTAGAGACCGCGTAAAACTCGCGACCATCCTCTGCGACTACGCCAATCGACACCAAATCAATCGTTGTACCGTCTTCGATAAATTCGGTGTCGTAGAAATAGCGCATGTGAGAGTCCTCTCCAGCCTGGTCAGTCCGGAGACTATCTTAGCGACCCCACTTGAACAGCCTGCGGCCGGTCGGCTTTGGTGTCGGGGCGGCGGTGGTGAGAGCGCCGCCCGGCTCAGTGCCCTCCGGGTACCCCTCGCCCGCCGCCAGCGAATTTTTCACATCCGCCGCATACGCGTTGACGTATTCCTGGCCGGAGAGCTTCTGAATCTCTACAATCAGGTCATCGGTGAGGGCGCGTGCCGCGTCGTAATCGTCTTCGTACTGGTCACGGTACTTCGCGGGATCGATCGGATCGCCGATAACAACGCCGACTCGGGCCGGACGCGGGATCCACGAGCCAATCGGGTTAGCCTTCTCGGTATCAATCATGGCCATCGGATACACGGGCACACCGGTCTCCAGTGCCACACGAGCAGCGCCGGTCTTGCCACGATACAGACGACCGTCCGGGCTGCGGGTCCCCTCGAGAGAAATACCCAGCAGATCACCGCGCCCCAGCACCTTGACGCCGGCATTTAGCGCATCGCGTGCAGCATCGCCGGAAGCCCGGTCAATGGGAACCTGTCCCACTGACGTGAAGAAGAACTTCTGTATTCCGCCCACAAACCCGGGGGTGTTGAAGTACTCGGCCTTGGCCAGGAAGGTCAGCTGACGGTGGCAGACCAGAGGGAAGTAGAAGTGATCCATGACGGCGAGGTGGTTGGACACCATCAACGCCGGGCCATCGGCTGGAATCTTTTCCCCACCGATGTAAAACGGCCGGTTATAGACACGTAGCCACGGCCCGATGAGGATGTATTTAAAGAACTTGTACCAGCGATTATTCACGTAAAGAAACTATACATTGCCGAACTATAACTACAGCGCAGGCCACGAAAATTCCCCCAATCCGGGAGGCTTGCGCCTATGCTCGCGGCGACTGAGCGGCCGCTGTCCGGGCCAAATCAGCAACACCAATCATTCCCGCGTCGGCCCCTAGCTGTGCGATTTTAACCTCCGCGATGGGCCGGTAGCCTGCCCCGGTAATGTGGCGAGAAAACTCGGCCTTCGCAGCGTCTAAGTACAGGCTCGCGGCGCCCGATACACCTCCACCGAGGACTATGAGCTCCGGATCGAAGACATCACCGACCATGGCGAGACCACGACCGAGCCAAAACGCAAAGTCGTCTACAGCAGCCTTCGCAAGCTCATCACCTTGCGACGCGGCCGACATGACGTCCATACCGGTCACGCTGCCGGCCGCCAGCCCGTCGGTAAGCGGAGAAATAAAGCCACCGGACTGGGCGAGTTCGGTCGCGGTGGTCACCAGCGCCGTACCCGAGCAGTAGCGCTCGAGGCATCCGCGCTTCCCGCAGGAGCACTGTCGACCGTCCGGCACAACGGTGAGATGGCCAAACTCCGGCGCAGTGCCAAAGGCCCCGCGATAGATGGAACCGCCGTGCATCATCGCGCCACCGATACCAGTCCCGAGCGCGAACAGGACCCAATTGTCCGCTCCTCGCGCAGCCCCAAAACGGTATTCTCCCCAGGCTGCGGAGTTCGCGTCGTGCTCGAGCTCGAGCGGCCGCGGCAAAAGCAAGGAAAGACGCCTGACTACATTCGCATCACGCCACGGCAAGTGAGGCGCAAAACGGACCGTCTGACGATGTTCGTCGAGGAAACCCGCGACTGCGAGTCCAATCGCGCTGACATCGGGAAAACGCTCCACCAGCCGCTCCGAGGTCTGAACAATCCCCCTCTCAATCGCGTCGACACTTCCATCAGAGCTGGTCTGCACCCTACAGAGCACCTTGCCCTCGGCGCTGACTACCGATGCGCGGAGGTTGGTTCCACCGATATCAAAACCGATTGCCGGTCGGCCTTTCGCGCTGCGGTCATCGCGCGGGGGCTCGTAGGAGTTAACGGTGGGCATAAGTAACCATTATAAGGAATTCGGGCTAGAAACCGAGAATCTTGCGAAATCGCGCGGACATCGCATCCCAGGTCCACTCAGCCTCCACATACTCACGCCCGCGACGCCCCATCGTCACGGCTAAGTCGCGATCGCCAAGGATTGTCAATAGGCCATGCGCCACCGCACGCGCCGAAGTCCCATCAACTACCAAACCGGTCTGCCCATCGAGTACGGTCTCGGGAGCGCCGCCAGACTCACCTGCGACGACCGGAACACCACAAGCCTGCGCTTCGAGGTAGACAATTCCCAGTCCCTCAACATCGAGCCCCGCGCCCCGGGTCCTTGCCGGCATCGCGAACACATCCGCAGCGTTGTAGTACGCCGGCAGATCCTCGTAGGACACCTTGCCGGCAAAAATCACCGAGTCCGCCACCGCGCACTCGCGCGCCAGGTCGGACAGCGCCCCCCGCCGCGGACCATCACCGA is a window of Corynebacterium lactis RW2-5 DNA encoding:
- the pknB gene encoding Stk1 family PASTA domain-containing Ser/Thr kinase; the encoded protein is MAQILEGDVLDERYLIGAAIARGGMSTVYRATDLRLDRPVAAKVMDPRYVDDASFRTRFEREARAVAHLNDESLVNVYDQGTDRAGHVFLIMELVDGGTLRELLRERGPMPPHAAAAVMRSVLKALSVAHSRNMVHRDVKPENVLISSTGKVKLADFGLVRAAADAKITSNSVIVGTVAYLSPEQVTGHSITPASDVYSAGVLLFELLTGSTPFNADSSLGVAMKRLSEDVPPPSELIDGVPAEFDELVAVACMRNPAERFADAAEFAEALDDIAVRLALPPFRVPAPTDSAAGRAATQDETWAASSGRPNSWKETAAYPQDDFGGPQRDRTGQFPADDSPTTFAQPTGAVIPPTTPVPGPEQTQPELGGYRDRAPEVPPHAPEVQAPGRNRIEPRSAAKSTPPGRQRTRRGCALWIVIALLATLGMGLGSWWLGSGRYGEVPSITGLSQPQAMSAITDAGFEPVVDRRYHNSVAASQVIGTEPVAGQQAVRGDDVKVLVSLGRPTVPPYPANHSPQAFSAALADRTLQEKVGSPVYSDDVETGGLVKSDPSPGVSVDVGTAVTVHYSKGKAPVQVPDVIGMSEDAARKRLESAGLVVADVKKVFSRDAKPDEVLDVSPGAGSGLIKGSSVTLQVNNGIEIPHVVGRKQDDALRALAKVGINQVEIRDAGRSSRPNGRVESVSPKEGELIDPDNPAAVVYVSRRTEVPSLLGRTIEKAREAAEKAGLELRVDGNAADGDRIFWQSPRPGADARAGDTVTVKGF
- a CDS encoding class II 3-deoxy-7-phosphoheptulonate synthase, which gives rise to MSWTIDLPVDDLPDLPPLPGEMAKRFEDVVSRPALQQPSWDPRAAANVRRILESVPPIVVAPEVRKLRQELADVANGKAFLLQGGDCAETFESNTEPHIRANVKTLLQMAVVLTYGASTPVVKMARIAGQYAKPRSKDIDGDGLLSYRGDMVNGVEPTEEARVHDPARMVRAYANASAAMNLVRALTSSGTADLHRLHEWNREFVTNSPAGARYEDLAREIDHALRFMAACGVSDTNLQTAQIYSSHEALVVDYERAMLRLSEEQGGDNPELFSLSAHQLWIGERTRGMEDFHINLAAMIGNPVGVKIGPTTTPEEAVAYADKLDPFYQPGRLTLTSRLGNDKVRSVLPPIVEAVEASGHKVIWQCDPMHGNTYSASNGYKTRHFDRIVDEVQGFFEVHRAIGSHPGGMHIELTGEDVTECLGGAQDISDVDLPGRYASACDPRLNTQQSLELAFLVAEMLRN
- a CDS encoding polyadenylate-specific 3'-exoribonuclease AS, whose protein sequence is MRYFYDTEFIEDGTTIDLVSIGVVAEDGREFYAVSTEFDESKAGPWVRANVLNQLPNPSSPLWMSRDKIREELFSFLTVPGTGSPELWAWVGAYDHIALVQLWGDMTKLPQIMPRYTRELKQYWEMAGKPRLPRQKDGKHDALADAQHNLVKFQRIEKALPIG
- a CDS encoding lysophospholipid acyltransferase family protein, whose amino-acid sequence is MNNRWYKFFKYILIGPWLRVYNRPFYIGGEKIPADGPALMVSNHLAVMDHFYFPLVCHRQLTFLAKAEYFNTPGFVGGIQKFFFTSVGQVPIDRASGDAARDALNAGVKVLGRGDLLGISLEGTRSPDGRLYRGKTGAARVALETGVPVYPMAMIDTEKANPIGSWIPRPARVGVVIGDPIDPAKYRDQYEDDYDAARALTDDLIVEIQKLSGQEYVNAYAADVKNSLAAGEGYPEGTEPGGALTTAAPTPKPTGRRLFKWGR
- a CDS encoding ROK family protein, coding for MPTVNSYEPPRDDRSAKGRPAIGFDIGGTNLRASVVSAEGKVLCRVQTSSDGSVDAIERGIVQTSERLVERFPDVSAIGLAVAGFLDEHRQTVRFAPHLPWRDANVVRRLSLLLPRPLELEHDANSAAWGEYRFGAARGADNWVLFALGTGIGGAMMHGGSIYRGAFGTAPEFGHLTVVPDGRQCSCGKRGCLERYCSGTALVTTATELAQSGGFISPLTDGLAAGSVTGMDVMSAASQGDELAKAAVDDFAFWLGRGLAMVGDVFDPELIVLGGGVSGAASLYLDAAKAEFSRHITGAGYRPIAEVKIAQLGADAGMIGVADLARTAAAQSPRA